In a single window of the Elaeis guineensis isolate ETL-2024a chromosome 4, EG11, whole genome shotgun sequence genome:
- the LOC105032703 gene encoding uncharacterized protein isoform X1: MGLGSTIFAYEFPSPPPLIDPESAGDPARKPRRRTPHHPSRPSKRKKAAKNSERKIEMGWKAAEKIIQRWKILRGDNVMIIRGKDKGEMGVIKRVIRSQNRVIVEGKNLVKKHIKQGQGYEGGIFSIEAPLHVSNVQVLDPVTGRPCKIGYKYLEDGTKVRISRGQQASGALIPRPEILKQRRKPRPMERMFFFFQRLYICLFVEALASFFIPVVLLN; encoded by the exons ATGGGTCTGGGTTCAACGATTTTTGCCTATGAATTCCCTTCTCCGCCGCCACTTATAGACCCGGAGTCCGCCGGAGATCCAGCGCGAAAGCCCCGCCGCCGAACTCCCCACCACCCCTCCAG GCCTTCGAAGAGGAAGAAGGCAGCAAAGAACTCAGAGAGAAAGATAGAGATGGGGTGGAAGGCAGCTGAGAAAATAATCCAACGCTGGAAGATCCTCAGGGGAGATAAT GTAATGATCATAAGGGGGAAAGATAAGGGTGAGATGGGTGTCATCAAACGCGTTATCCGATCCCAGAACCGAGTCATCGTTGAGGGAAAGAATCTG GTGAAGAAACACATTAAGCAAGGACAAGGATATGAAGGTGGGATCTTTTCAATTGAAGCTCCTCTTCATGTTTCAAATGTTCAAGTTCTTGATCCGGTTACTGG GAGACCTTGTAAGATTGGATACAAGTATCTGGAAGATGGAacaaaggtaagaatctctagaGGGCAACAAGCATCTGGAGCCTTAATTCCTCGTCCAGAGATTTTAAAACAAAGGAGAAAACCAAGACCTATGGAACGTATGTTTTTCTTTTTCCAGCGACTTTATATCTGTCTGTTTGTTGAAGCACTTGCATCATTTTTTATTCCTGTAGTTCTTCTGAACTAG